One genomic segment of Cololabis saira isolate AMF1-May2022 chromosome 22, fColSai1.1, whole genome shotgun sequence includes these proteins:
- the LOC133422952 gene encoding protein NLRC3-like isoform X1: MDDCVEKEEERPESPGSSCLSMKSDRSKDYPLNFSKEPGPSDTKGRYRSQRPESPGSSCLSMKSDRSKDYPLNVSKEPGPSDTKGRYHSWRPESPGSSCLSMKSDWSKEDPPDFSKEPGPSDTKGRKSRGVCVEEQPSCCPLSQDVLKDPVSSSCGHWFCRRCMSSYCDQSAPPGPYSCPQCGKRSRTRAGLQTASQSRTVPADAGLQEVRDEHKTSLRRRCEHVTEGIDETESGTALNRIYTELFITEGLSEEVDTQHEVMQLETASRMKSLHDTPIRCQDIFKALPDQRRAIRVVLTNGVAGVGKTFSVQKFSLDWAEGSENQDVTVVILLSFRELNLIRDEQFSLLRLIQVFHPSLQKLTAEQLAAWKPLFIFDGMDESRRSLDFSNGPVVSDVTQSSLVNVLLTNLIQGNLLPSALIWITSRPAAANQIPHKHVDRVTEVRGFTDGQKEEYFRRRFRDEERSSSIVSHMKTSRTLHIMCKLPVFCWITATVLDHMLTTEQRGELPKTLSDMFSHFLVVQTKRKKNKYQEGHETSPQELTEADRDLLLKLGRLAFEHLEKGNIMFYQEDLEQCGLDVPEASVYSGVCTQIFRRECEIFQKPVYCFVHLSIQEFLAAVYVLHCCPTRNTNVLENFLGGNRCSSLDDFLERVMQKSLKSKNGHLDLFVRFLHGLSVESNQRLLGGLLNQTENDPGTIRRIINNLKKMNTYEISPDRSINIFQCLMEMNDLSVHQEILEFLKSENRSEEELSDIQCSALAYMLQMSEEVLDELDLSKYNTTTWRGRLRLIPAVRNCRKARFVNCWLSETHCEVVASALKSNPSHLTELDLSLNQDLQDSGVKFLSGGLESPNCRLETLRLKNCSLSEISCSSLVSALKSNPSNLKHLDLSWNQLQDSGVKDLCDFLESPDCRLETLSLDFCRLSETSCSSLVSALKSNRSHLKHLDLRSNNLKDADVEQLSDLVESPDYQLQTLRIK; encoded by the exons aggtcgGTACCACAGTtggagaccagagtctccaggatccagcTGTTTGTCTATGAAGAGTGACTGGTCCAAAGAAGATCCTCCAGacttcagtaaagaacctggaccctcagacacaaa AGGGAGGAAGAGCAGAGGAGTttgtgtggaggagcagccgtcCTGCTGTCCTTTGAGTCAGGACGTCCTGAAGGATCCAGTCTCTAGCAGCTGTGGACACTGGTTCTGCAGACGCTGCATGAGCTCATACTGTGACCAGTCTGCTCCACCAGGACCGTATTCCTGTCCCCAGTGTGGAAAAAGATCCAGAACCAGAGCTGGACTGCAGACAGCCAGTCAGAGCAGAACTGTACCAG CAGATGCTGGTCTGCAGGAGGTCAGAGATGAACACAAGACCAGTCTGAGGAGGAGATGTGAACATGTGACTGAAGGAATTGATGAAACAGAAAGTGGAACCGCCCTCAACaggatctacacggagctcttcATCACAGAGGGACTAAGTGAAGAGGTTGATACCCAACATGAGGTGATGCAGCTGGAGACAGCTTCCAGGATGAAGAGCCTCCATGACACTCCAATCAGGTGCCAGGACATCTTTAAAGCCTTACCTGACCAACGTAGAGCCATCAGAGTGGTTCTGACGAACGGTGTCGCTGGCGTTGGGAAAACCTTCTCGGTTCAGAAGTTCTCTCTGGACTGGGCCGAGGGCTCGGAGAACCAAGACGTCACCGTGGTGATTCTGCTCTCGTTCAGGGAGCTGAACCTGATCAGAGATGAGCAGTTCAGTCTTCTCAGGCTGATCCAGGTTTTCCATCCATCGTTACAGAAGctcacagcagagcagctggctgcctggaaaccgttgttcatctttgacggcatGGATGAAAGCAGACGTTCACTGGACTTCAGCAACGGTCCGGTCGTGTCTGACGTCACACAGAGCTCATTGGTCAACGTGCTGCTGACCAACCTCAtccaggggaacctgcttccctcagctctcatctggatcacttccagacctgcagcagccaatcagatccctcacaaacacgtggacagggtgacagaagtacgaggcttcaccgacggccagaaggaggaatacttcaggaggaggtttagggatgaagagcggtccagcagcatcgtctcccacatgaagacatccagaaccctccacatcatgtgtaaactcccggtcttctgctggatcactgctacagttctggaccacatgttgaccacagagcagagaggagagctaCCCAAGACCCTGTCTGACATGTTCtcccacttcctggtggtccagacgaagaggaagaagaacaagtaccaggagggacatgagacgagtccacaggagctgacggaggctgacagggaccttctcctgaagctggggAGGCTGGCGTTTGAACATCTGGAGAAAGGAAACATCATGTTCTACCAAGAAGACCTGGAGCAGTGTGGTCTTGATGTCCCAGAGGCCTCGGTGTACTCAGGTGTTTGTACCCAGATCTTCAGGAGAGAGTGTGAGATCTTCCAGAAACCTGTCTACtgctttgttcatctgagcATCCAGGAGTTCCTGGCTGCAGTCTACGTGCTCCACTGTTGCCCCACCAGAAACACAAATGTGCTGGAGAACTTCCTCGGAGGAAACAGATGCTCATCTCTGGATGACTTCCTGGAGAGAGTCATGCAGAAATCCCTGAAGAGTAAAAATGGCCACCTGGACCTGTTTGTTCGCTTCCTTCATGGTCTTTCTGTGGAGTCCAACCAGAGACTGTTAGGAGGTCTGCTGAACCAGACGGAGAACGATCCAGGAACCATCCGGAGAATCATCAACAACCTGAAGAAGATGAACACTTATGAAATCTCTCCTGACAGAAGCATCAACATCTTCCAGTGTCTGATGGAGATGAACGACCTCTCAGTTCATCAGGAGATCCTAGAgttcctgaagtcagagaacagatcagagGAGGAACTCTCTGATATCCAGTGTTCAGCTCTGGCCTACATGCTGCAGATGTCGGAGGAGGTTCTGGATGAGTTGGACCTGAGCAAGTACAACACAACAACATGGAGGGGTCGACTGAGACTGATTCCAGCTGTGAGGAACTGCAGAAAGGCTCG ATTTGTCAATTGTTGGCTCTCAGAGACTCACTGTGAAGTTGTTGCGtccgctctgaagtccaacccctcccatctgacagaactggacctgagtctgaaccaggacctgcaggattcaggagtgaagtttctgtctggtggactggagagtccaaactgtagactggagactctgag gttgaagaactgcagtttgtcagagatcagctgttcttctctggtctcagctctgaagtccaacccctccaacctgaaacatctggacctgagctggaaccagctgcaggattcaggagtgaaagaTCTTTGTgatttcctggagagtccagactgcagactggagactctgag tttGGACTTCTGCAGGTTGTCAGAGaccagctgttcttctctggtctcagctctgaagtccaaccgctcccatctgaaacatctggacctgagatcCAACAACCTCAAGGAtgcagatgtggagcagctgtctgatctggtggagagtccagactaccagctgcagactctcag aataaaatga
- the LOC133422952 gene encoding protein NLRC3-like isoform X2: MDDCVEKEEERPESPGSSCLSMKSDRSKDYPLNFSKEPGPSDTKGRYRSQRPESPGSSCLSMKSDRSKDYPLNVSKEPGPSDTKGRYHSWRPESPGSSCLSMKSDWSKEDPPDFSKEPGPSDTKGRKSRGVCVEEQPSCCPLSQDVLKDPVSSSCGHWFCRRCMSSYCDQSAPPGPYSCPQCGKRSRTRAGLQTASQSRTVPDAGLQEVRDEHKTSLRRRCEHVTEGIDETESGTALNRIYTELFITEGLSEEVDTQHEVMQLETASRMKSLHDTPIRCQDIFKALPDQRRAIRVVLTNGVAGVGKTFSVQKFSLDWAEGSENQDVTVVILLSFRELNLIRDEQFSLLRLIQVFHPSLQKLTAEQLAAWKPLFIFDGMDESRRSLDFSNGPVVSDVTQSSLVNVLLTNLIQGNLLPSALIWITSRPAAANQIPHKHVDRVTEVRGFTDGQKEEYFRRRFRDEERSSSIVSHMKTSRTLHIMCKLPVFCWITATVLDHMLTTEQRGELPKTLSDMFSHFLVVQTKRKKNKYQEGHETSPQELTEADRDLLLKLGRLAFEHLEKGNIMFYQEDLEQCGLDVPEASVYSGVCTQIFRRECEIFQKPVYCFVHLSIQEFLAAVYVLHCCPTRNTNVLENFLGGNRCSSLDDFLERVMQKSLKSKNGHLDLFVRFLHGLSVESNQRLLGGLLNQTENDPGTIRRIINNLKKMNTYEISPDRSINIFQCLMEMNDLSVHQEILEFLKSENRSEEELSDIQCSALAYMLQMSEEVLDELDLSKYNTTTWRGRLRLIPAVRNCRKARFVNCWLSETHCEVVASALKSNPSHLTELDLSLNQDLQDSGVKFLSGGLESPNCRLETLRLKNCSLSEISCSSLVSALKSNPSNLKHLDLSWNQLQDSGVKDLCDFLESPDCRLETLSLDFCRLSETSCSSLVSALKSNRSHLKHLDLRSNNLKDADVEQLSDLVESPDYQLQTLRIK; the protein is encoded by the exons aggtcgGTACCACAGTtggagaccagagtctccaggatccagcTGTTTGTCTATGAAGAGTGACTGGTCCAAAGAAGATCCTCCAGacttcagtaaagaacctggaccctcagacacaaa AGGGAGGAAGAGCAGAGGAGTttgtgtggaggagcagccgtcCTGCTGTCCTTTGAGTCAGGACGTCCTGAAGGATCCAGTCTCTAGCAGCTGTGGACACTGGTTCTGCAGACGCTGCATGAGCTCATACTGTGACCAGTCTGCTCCACCAGGACCGTATTCCTGTCCCCAGTGTGGAAAAAGATCCAGAACCAGAGCTGGACTGCAGACAGCCAGTCAGAGCAGAACTGTACCAG ATGCTGGTCTGCAGGAGGTCAGAGATGAACACAAGACCAGTCTGAGGAGGAGATGTGAACATGTGACTGAAGGAATTGATGAAACAGAAAGTGGAACCGCCCTCAACaggatctacacggagctcttcATCACAGAGGGACTAAGTGAAGAGGTTGATACCCAACATGAGGTGATGCAGCTGGAGACAGCTTCCAGGATGAAGAGCCTCCATGACACTCCAATCAGGTGCCAGGACATCTTTAAAGCCTTACCTGACCAACGTAGAGCCATCAGAGTGGTTCTGACGAACGGTGTCGCTGGCGTTGGGAAAACCTTCTCGGTTCAGAAGTTCTCTCTGGACTGGGCCGAGGGCTCGGAGAACCAAGACGTCACCGTGGTGATTCTGCTCTCGTTCAGGGAGCTGAACCTGATCAGAGATGAGCAGTTCAGTCTTCTCAGGCTGATCCAGGTTTTCCATCCATCGTTACAGAAGctcacagcagagcagctggctgcctggaaaccgttgttcatctttgacggcatGGATGAAAGCAGACGTTCACTGGACTTCAGCAACGGTCCGGTCGTGTCTGACGTCACACAGAGCTCATTGGTCAACGTGCTGCTGACCAACCTCAtccaggggaacctgcttccctcagctctcatctggatcacttccagacctgcagcagccaatcagatccctcacaaacacgtggacagggtgacagaagtacgaggcttcaccgacggccagaaggaggaatacttcaggaggaggtttagggatgaagagcggtccagcagcatcgtctcccacatgaagacatccagaaccctccacatcatgtgtaaactcccggtcttctgctggatcactgctacagttctggaccacatgttgaccacagagcagagaggagagctaCCCAAGACCCTGTCTGACATGTTCtcccacttcctggtggtccagacgaagaggaagaagaacaagtaccaggagggacatgagacgagtccacaggagctgacggaggctgacagggaccttctcctgaagctggggAGGCTGGCGTTTGAACATCTGGAGAAAGGAAACATCATGTTCTACCAAGAAGACCTGGAGCAGTGTGGTCTTGATGTCCCAGAGGCCTCGGTGTACTCAGGTGTTTGTACCCAGATCTTCAGGAGAGAGTGTGAGATCTTCCAGAAACCTGTCTACtgctttgttcatctgagcATCCAGGAGTTCCTGGCTGCAGTCTACGTGCTCCACTGTTGCCCCACCAGAAACACAAATGTGCTGGAGAACTTCCTCGGAGGAAACAGATGCTCATCTCTGGATGACTTCCTGGAGAGAGTCATGCAGAAATCCCTGAAGAGTAAAAATGGCCACCTGGACCTGTTTGTTCGCTTCCTTCATGGTCTTTCTGTGGAGTCCAACCAGAGACTGTTAGGAGGTCTGCTGAACCAGACGGAGAACGATCCAGGAACCATCCGGAGAATCATCAACAACCTGAAGAAGATGAACACTTATGAAATCTCTCCTGACAGAAGCATCAACATCTTCCAGTGTCTGATGGAGATGAACGACCTCTCAGTTCATCAGGAGATCCTAGAgttcctgaagtcagagaacagatcagagGAGGAACTCTCTGATATCCAGTGTTCAGCTCTGGCCTACATGCTGCAGATGTCGGAGGAGGTTCTGGATGAGTTGGACCTGAGCAAGTACAACACAACAACATGGAGGGGTCGACTGAGACTGATTCCAGCTGTGAGGAACTGCAGAAAGGCTCG ATTTGTCAATTGTTGGCTCTCAGAGACTCACTGTGAAGTTGTTGCGtccgctctgaagtccaacccctcccatctgacagaactggacctgagtctgaaccaggacctgcaggattcaggagtgaagtttctgtctggtggactggagagtccaaactgtagactggagactctgag gttgaagaactgcagtttgtcagagatcagctgttcttctctggtctcagctctgaagtccaacccctccaacctgaaacatctggacctgagctggaaccagctgcaggattcaggagtgaaagaTCTTTGTgatttcctggagagtccagactgcagactggagactctgag tttGGACTTCTGCAGGTTGTCAGAGaccagctgttcttctctggtctcagctctgaagtccaaccgctcccatctgaaacatctggacctgagatcCAACAACCTCAAGGAtgcagatgtggagcagctgtctgatctggtggagagtccagactaccagctgcagactctcag aataaaatga